CTTCTTCGCCCGCACGCCCGCTCCGGGATCGATTTCACAGGTTCCGGTTGCCTCCCTTGTTGACCCAGGTCAACAAGGGAGGGGTTGCACGGATCGTTCGGTGAAACGAATTCCGATAATCGCCATTCAGTCGCATTAAAGTTACAAATTCGAAAAAAGGCCGATTCTCAGGCTGCGAGGTAAAGGACGAATTCCTCTATAATACTCCTCAGCACGTTCTGGAACTCCCCAACCGGGGGAGCATGGCTATTTCATTGCATAAAATGTCATTACCAAACCCGTGCGCGACATGTGATTCGGCCTGCTAAACTCCGAGAAGCGACTCGACGGGAATTTGCAGAGCCTTTGAAAGTGTGCGGATCATAGCTTTGGACAAATCACGCTTATGGTTCATGATTTCCGAGGCGCGGCTTTTCCCTCCTACGTACTCTGCGAGGTCACTCTGGGTGAGTCCCATTTGTTCCAGTCGGAACCGGATAGCTTCCACAGGGTCAGGTGATTCAATCGGGAAGTGCTTTTCCTCGTAATCCTCGACCAGGGTCGCCAGAATTTCCAGCTCATCAATATCTGACTGCTTCGCGGCATCCATCAACGCGTCAATCCGTCGCAGTGCGCTTTCGTAGTCCTTCTTGGTTTTGACAGGCTTCAGTTTCATCTTTGCTGCTCCATCAGACATTCTGCGCATTGATTCCATCGTATGCTTTATGAGTTCCCACAAAACGAATGAATACTACCTTGCTTTTGAAGTGGACGTGAACCACTAACCGGTAGTCATTCCCTCCAATGTTGAAAACCACGCGTTCCTTCTTCAAGATGCTGGCCGTTCGGTAGTGACGCTTAATTTCGGCAGGGGTCTCCCATTGTGCTTTTTTCACTTCGTGGAACCATGATTTGAGAGGCTGTTCCGCATCGGGGTGTTTCACCCAGAAATCGGACAACGTCTTCCTTTTGATGATTCGCACCGGAAGCGAAGTTCCCAAAACGGGAACCTGTGTCAAGAACTTTTCAAATGATTTTCGCCAGGTCAGGATTGGCGCTCGTGATGCCCGTTAAGAGCCGTCACAGTTCCCTCATTCAGCGTTCGTAACCTGTCGCGTCCTGGCAGCATGACTGGACGCCTCAGAACTCGGGCGTCCTTGGTCGTTTTTGGACGCCGCCGCCGCGACCGGGTCCGCGGGGCAAGTCGCAACCAAGAAACTTCAGCGGTCTTGAGCGCGCTTCTCAGGACTCTTTGCTGAAATGCGACAGATCATGGAGGAGACAGTGGCGTCGCGCTGAAGTCGGCCCTAGCGCAGCGCCAGATAACTCAGGATGGCGACGCTTTGCGCCACAACGATGCCGGCAATCCAGCGCGTCTGCACGGTCAGCGCTTTGCCCACGCGAGCGTCGATTTCCGAGCGCAGCAAGACCAGAAATTCGCCAAAGCGTCGATCCAGTTTCAGATCAAAGTCAACAGATTGAGCCGCGAATTTGCGGTCCATGTCGTCGCGCAGACCGCCGATCTTACGGTCCATATCGTCGCGCAGAGCGTCGATCTTGCGGTCCATATTGTCGCGCAGACCCTCGAACCTGCGGTCCATGGCTGAGCGCAGGCTATCAATGCTGCGGTCCAGTCGGGCGCCAAAGCGCAGTTCCGCCGATTCCAGGGCCCTCAGCTGGATCGAGTCCGCTTGATCCTCAAACATCTGTTCCAGGTCCTCGGCCGCGTCGCCCAGCGTGTTACGCAGCCGCTGGCTTAATTTTGCCATATCGATTTCCCCCTGTCTACCATTCTATGGTCGCAGTGGGACTTTGCGTTCCGCAGAAAATCCGCTGAAGAACCGCGGCCGAGGCCAGGCCTTTGCCCGCCGCCAAAAAATGCCGTCTAACTCAAGAATTGCTCCCGCCAATGGCATATATGATTGAGGGCCCTTACCCCGGGAGTAAACCATGCAAACCAATATCGATCGTCTGACTCTGGCCGACTACCTTGCCGACGAACAGGTCCGAGAGCAGGGCCTGGACAGTCTGCTCCATCAGATTTCCTTCGAAGTCTGCGCCGATTTGTTCTATGGGCCGCGTAGCGAAGCAGTGCATGACGAAATGCTGTCGGCGGCCCTGGGCAAGCGTTGTCGGCAAATGGGCCTGCACATCCTGAATGCAAAGCGCTTCGTCCTTGATGTGATGAACTTTTTCGTTCGCGCCGGCGGGGCAGTGATTCCTGAACCGGAAGACTACAAGCCCTATCTCGACCAGTTGATTCAGCGCGAGTTTGGCGACATACACGTCGCCGATCAATTTCTCCTGGCGCAGGTCATGCATCAACGACTGCATCGCGACGCTGAGATTGATGCCGACGAGATCCTGCTGGACCTGCTTGAGCGGCCGCGCTTTCGCAAACTTCCGCCCGCGCGTGTTGCGTTGGTGATCAATCTCTACATGGATTACCTGGCAGAAATGGGCGCCCTTGGACTGGAATGAGCGGGGCCGGTGCTGTAGCCGGTCTCTAGTCATTCTGTCCGGGAGGTATCCAGCAACCGTTGCAGCGCAGATTCCAACGGTCTTAGCTCGTTCGAAACTATGTCCCAAATGATATCATCGTCGATTGCGAAGTATCCATTTAGATCCGCCAATCACGCGACACGAATCAAGTCCCTTTCTACCGTTGCTCGCAACGTCGCGGGAAGTCCGCCTTCCGTAACCAGGTCGACGGGCCCATCCAGAAGGGATTCGAGATACTCCCTCAGGTCAAAGTAGCCCTTAAACGTAGCCGGTCCGCTGAATCGGACCATAATGTCGATATCGCTCTCTGGCCGCGCCTCGTCCCTGGCCCAGGAGCCAAATAGCGAAAGCGCTGCTACTCCGAACTCGGTTCGGATTCGCACTCGACTATCCTGAAGCCGCCGAATGATCTCGCCCCGATTCAATCTTGACTCCGCGCCTGCCTGGCGCAAGGCCAGGTAACCGAGCACGCCAACGCTCTATGCAACGACCACGCCGGCAATCCAGCGCAACTCTGCGGATTCTAAGGCCTCTTGCTGCACTGCCTCGCGTTGCTCGGAAAACATCTGCTTCATATCCTCGGCTGCGGCGCCCGGTATGCTGCGCAGCCGTTCGCTGATTTGTGGCGTGAATGATCCCTCCTGTCCGGCAGCCAGCTGTGCGTCTGGCGCTGCTTGTTCCGCTGCGACCACCGTCCGCCCTCGAAAAGCGGCGCTCTGCCGCTTGCCAATCAGCTTGACTGGACCGGGGCGGCGGGCCCTGGTTTGGCCCCACGATTGCCATGCAAGCGGCCCTGAATTACGCAGTTCTCTACGGCGCACTGCAAGCCCTGGTGATTGCCGTATCGGCGGCAGTCCGACTGCCGCGGCAGCACGGGCGGCTGGCCCTGCTTTGCATGATGGGCGCGCTTGGCTTGTGGCAGATTCAAACGGCGATGGGTCTCTTGCAGGCTGAGAACGACGCCATGGCAATCATTTCCATTTTGCACTTTCCGGCCATGTTTGCCTACCCGGCAACGCTGAGCGCTTACCTGGGCCGATTGTTTTTTGCACGCTATCCGGCCAGTCGTGATCTGTGGATTGCGCTGGCGCTTGCCGCATTAAGCGGCCTCGCGCTTATCGTCTGTCTCTATACCACGCCGCCAGGCCTGGCCAGCTGGCGGGAGGCCGTGGTTGCTTCGCTTTCTACCTGCGGGCCGGCGATGGACATGCGCCTGCACTGGCTTTCGCTGCTGCCGCGCCCGCTTACGATTCTGAGCGGCGGCGGCGTGATGCTCGTTGCGATGCTGACTCGCTTCGATGATCTACAGCTTCGCCGGCTGCGTATCGGTTCTCTTGTTCTGCTGAGCGTTGCATTGATTGGCGGAGCGGTCAGTCAGATTGCCGTCCAGCGCTGCGAGATCCGCAGCAACCTGCACGCCTGGGGCGCCGCCCTGGTGACCTTTTCTGTGGCCGGAGTATTTGTGCTCAGTCAATTATTGAGCCGACTTCTAGATCCAGATCAGCAGACGGCGCGCAATCGTTTGCCACAGTGGGATTTTGACGAATCAAGGCTGGCAAAGATCTTGAAGGGCTTGATGGAGCAGGAG
Above is a genomic segment from Leptospirales bacterium containing:
- a CDS encoding helix-turn-helix domain-containing protein, which produces MKLKPVKTKKDYESALRRIDALMDAAKQSDIDELEILATLVEDYEEKHFPIESPDPVEAIRFRLEQMGLTQSDLAEYVGGKSRASEIMNHKRDLSKAMIRTLSKALQIPVESLLGV
- a CDS encoding type II toxin-antitoxin system HigB family toxin → MRIIKRKTLSDFWVKHPDAEQPLKSWFHEVKKAQWETPAEIKRHYRTASILKKERVVFNIGGNDYRLVVHVHFKSKVVFIRFVGTHKAYDGINAQNV
- a CDS encoding apolipoprotein A1/A4/E family protein; this encodes MAKLSQRLRNTLGDAAEDLEQMFEDQADSIQLRALESAELRFGARLDRSIDSLRSAMDRRFEGLRDNMDRKIDALRDDMDRKIGGLRDDMDRKFAAQSVDFDLKLDRRFGEFLVLLRSEIDARVGKALTVQTRWIAGIVVAQSVAILSYLALR
- a CDS encoding nucleotidyltransferase family protein; the protein is MRIRTEFGVAALSLFGSWARDEARPESDIDIMVRFSGPATFKGYFDLREYLESLLDGPVDLVTEGGLPATLRATVERDLIRVA
- a CDS encoding helix-turn-helix domain-containing protein: MQAALNYAVLYGALQALVIAVSAAVRLPRQHGRLALLCMMGALGLWQIQTAMGLLQAENDAMAIISILHFPAMFAYPATLSAYLGRLFFARYPASRDLWIALALAALSGLALIVCLYTTPPGLASWREAVVASLSTCGPAMDMRLHWLSLLPRPLTILSGGGVMLVAMLTRFDDLQLRRLRIGSLVLLSVALIGGAVSQIAVQRCEIRSNLHAWGAALVTFSVAGVFVLSQLLSRLLDPDQQTARNRLPQWDFDESRLAKILKGLMEQERIYRVEGLSLPAFCAAVSEEGLRINPRQLSEYVNLRLEKNFNAFINEARIGEACKLLREDRNLSVLEIAMQVGFNSKSTFNAAFKDATGLTPSEYRAAPG